The window TCGGGCGAGCCGGGCAAGTCCTTGTAACGGTTGAGTTCCTCGATTCCGTTGCCATCAGGCAGAAGTACATCCAGAAAGACCACGTCGTGATCACCGGACTCCGCCTTGGCCCACCCTTCGGCCAGCGACTCGGCAGCCTCGAAATGATGGCCGAGCCCGGCGGTAACATCCGCAAACAGGACGTGCATCATCTGTTCGTCGTCGATGAGAAGAATCTTGGCCATCTATGCCTCCACCAATTTCCTGAGTGCCAGCATGGTCGCGTCCGAAGCAGCCATGAGCGAATCGGTCAATTCCGGAATCTCGGTCAAACGCTCTTCGCGCACAGCCATTTCCAGCTCCAGCGCCACAGCGGCCATCTCGGGCGCCTGCACCATGCCTGCAGAGTTCTTCAACCCATGAGACAGGCGCAACACTTCTTCCGTGTTACCGGAAGTGACGGCCTCGGACAGGGCCGCCAGCTTGCGAGGCGAATCATCGAGGAAGGTTGCCACCAGCTTGTCAAAGAGTTCGCGACGGCCGCCCAGTCGTTCAAGGGCGAGTTCCACGTCGATGACGATGTCGTTCTTCTGCGGTGCGGGGGCCATATCAACAGTCTCCATATCTTCAGCTTGTCCGGTAAATGAGGCCACCGCCTGTAGCAGGTCACGGCTCTCAAGGGGCTTGACCACATAGCCATTCATGCCTGCTTCCATACACTTGTCCCGGTCACCGGGAACGGCAAAGGCAGTAGCCGCCACAATGGGGATGGTTTGGGAGTGCGTCCCGGCCTGTCCTTCGCGGACCCGGCGGGTCGCCTCCAGCCCGTCCATCTCGGGCATCTGCACGTCCATGAACACCATGTCGTATTCGCTCTCGCTCAAGAGCCTGAGGGCCTCGATGCCGTTCTCGGCCAAGGTTACTTCATGCCCGGCTTCTTCAAGAATGGTCCGGGCAAAAGTCTGGTTCAGGGGATTGTCTTCGGCCACCAGAATTCGACGGCGCGGCGTGTCGGGGGCTTCGGCGGAAGTTTCCAGAACATCTTCTTCTGCCTCGCCCGAACCGGGAGTGCAGAGCAGCGCGTCAAAGGCAAAGATCGACCCCTTGCCCAGTACGGAATCCACGGAAATAGTTCCGCCCATCATGGCAACTAACTGCTTGCAGATGGCCAACCCGAGGCCGGAACCCTCGTGCTTCTTGGCATAGGACTCATCCACCTGACGGAAGGACTCGAAAATCTCTGCCTGCTCCTCTTCAGGGATGCCCATACCGGTATCCTCGACCTCCACTCGAACACGAACCGGATTGCACAAGCCGGCCGCAGCCTTGCCTGTTGGCGGTTCGCCCAGAGACATGCGCACGTAGACATGGCCGTCCTGCGTGAACTTTATGGCATTGCCCACCAGATTGGTGACCACCTGCTTAAGACGAAACGCATCGCCCTTGAGGACGCGCGGCACGTCCGGGGACACCTCAATGCTCAGAGCCACGCCCTTGTTCTCGGACTCGAAGCGGAACACGGACAGGGCCTCCTCCAACATGCCGCGCACGTCAAAGACCTTCTCGGACAGCTCCAGCCGCCCGGACTCGAGACGGGAAAAGTCGGTAATATCGGTGATGATCTCCAGCAGGGTCCAAGCCGCATGGCGAACCATCTCGGCGTAGCGGTTCTGGGTGTGGGCCAGCCCCTTCTTCTGCATCAACTCGGTCATGCCCATGATACCGTTAAGCGGCGTGCGCATATCATGGCTCATGTTGGCCAGAAACACGGACTTGGTCCGGTTGGCGCGCTCCGCCTCCTCACGCTTCTTCTGAATCAGATAGGTAGACCCGCAGATACCCACGAAACCGACGAGAAAAATCAGGGTGAAGGCGAGGTGGGTCTGGGCCACGGAACTCTTTCGCGTATGGATGAGCGGTTCAGCCGCAAAGGTGACGGAAATGCCGCCGAGGATGGTTTTATCCGAATGGCCGTATTCGGCGTGACAACGCATGCACCGTTTCTCTGCCATGAGCGGAGCCATGTAACGGAAAAACTGACCGTAACGAGTGGCCACCAGATCGAATTTCTCCTTGGCGCCCCGGTCAAATTCCTTGAGGGCTTCGGCCTCCCATTCATCCGCCTTGTTACCGGGACGGATGGGATCGAGGCTGGTGATATGAAAATTCACGTCATGATCGCTGCGGGCAATGGTGGAGATCTGGCGCGTCATGTACGCGGGGTTGATCTTGGTCAGGGTGACACCCTGCACCGTCTCGACGGTTCGCCCCTTTTCCTTGAGATAGGGGTTGGGCTGATTCTGCGGCGTGGAGACAACATAGACACCGCCATGTGCTGCGTTCCAGGCGCGGGTGATGACCACCTGCTGGAAAAAAGCCTTGGCTTCGCGCTCGGCCATGGTGGCCACATGCGACCGTTCGGAACGGGCTGACCACACGGCCAGCACCAGCAGGAACAGAAGCCACAGAAATCCGATTCCCAAAGGCCACAGCAATCGGCCACGCAACGATATCTTCTCTTTCATGTTTCCCCCATGCCGCGCCTCGACAAATGGATTCAGGAGCGGAACGTGTCATGGATACCATACACTCTGTCAGCAATACATGACACAAGTCATAAAAAGAGGACACTTTTTTCTGATTCCGTTTTCTCAGGTCATCCCTATCGCCCCGCAAAGGCCCTTCTCGCAACGATTTAAAAATATAATAAGATTTCCTCCCAATGGCATGAATATTGTTGTATGCTCAGCACAAAATTGTATTCGGGCCGTTTTGGTTTGGCGGTCCGTACAGTGAGGTTGGCTGGGGGCAGGCGGCATATTCGGCCGCATTAAGACACGTTCAACTGCAAGGAAAGGGATGTATGAATGGCAAACAGTGAGAAGCGTTTTAGCAGAAAGCTGTTGCCAGGCATGCTCGTCGGCATTCTCCTGACCGTCGGCTTGATCCTCGCCTCGGGCTATATGCTCCAGGTGACGAACACCGACGAATTCTGCGTCACTTGTCACGTAATGAAACCCTTCAGGGTTGCGTGGAAGAAAGAGACGCACGGAGGCGCCAATCCCAAAGGCCTTGAAGCGCAGTGTGTGGACTGTCACTTGCCGCATGGCGGTTTTGTGGAGTTCGTGACGGCCAAGGCGTACACCGGGACTCGGGACATTATCATGAACATGATTATCGACCCCTACACGTACGACTGGGCTGGCCGCGCCAAATTCCGGCGCGAATTCACCTACGACAATGCCTGTCGCAAATGTCACGTTAACCTCGAGCCGAAAGGCATGAGGACAAGCGGCATTCTGGCGCACAGGCAGTACCTCATCGGCGATCTGGACAAACGTTGCGTGGATTGCCACGAGCATGTCGGCCACAAGAACATGGTCACGGAAATCAACAACTATTTCAAACAGAGCCCGCAAGTCGCAGGCAAGAAGTAGGAGAGGTTATGAAAAAAGTTTTCGGTACGTTAGCCGTCGCCGGATTCATTTGCTGCATGACTCTCATGCTCGCGGGGCCCGCTCAGGCCGCCGCAGAGCTTGAAGGTATTAGCCTTGAGAAGAAGCAGCTCGTTGTGCATCGCGGCTACACCAAAGAAGCCAAAGCATGCATTGAGTGTCACTCACAGAAGACACCCGGCATCGTTGAAAACTGGAAGAATGGTAAGATGGGTCACGCCACGGTTTCTTGCTACGACTGTCACGTCGTGGAAAAGGATTCTCCCATGGCGAGCCAGTGTGAAGGTGTTCGCGGAACGAACATCTACACCTCCCCCATGGTATCCTCCAAGACCTGCTCGAAGTGTCACCCGCGTGAAGTCGAGCAGTTCCTGAAGTCCAACCACGCAATGGGCGCCAGCCGTCCGCTGCTGGAAGTACCCAAGTTCCAGGCCCTGATGTACACCCATGAAGGTGGTACCCATCTCGGCATCGAAAAGGGTTCCGGCCCCAACCGCGCCGCTAGCGCTTCCGGTTGCCAGATGTGTCACGGCACCCAGGTTGAACTCGGCACGGACAACAAGCCCATCAAGGAAACCTGGCCCGGCGGCGTCGGCACCCGCTACCCCGACGGATCCGTCGGTACCTGTACCGTCTGTCACACCCGCCACCAGTTTGCGGTCTCCGAAGCCCGCAAGCCCGAAGCCTGTGCTTCCTGCCACCTCGGCCCGGACCATCCGCAGATCGAAATCTACGAAGAGTCCAAGCACGGCCAGATCTACAACGCTCACAGCGAAAAGTGGAACTTCGAAGCCGCTCCCGACACTTGGGAACCCGGCGATTACGATGCTC of the Pseudodesulfovibrio sp. zrk46 genome contains:
- a CDS encoding response regulator, which produces MKEKISLRGRLLWPLGIGFLWLLFLLVLAVWSARSERSHVATMAEREAKAFFQQVVITRAWNAAHGGVYVVSTPQNQPNPYLKEKGRTVETVQGVTLTKINPAYMTRQISTIARSDHDVNFHITSLDPIRPGNKADEWEAEALKEFDRGAKEKFDLVATRYGQFFRYMAPLMAEKRCMRCHAEYGHSDKTILGGISVTFAAEPLIHTRKSSVAQTHLAFTLIFLVGFVGICGSTYLIQKKREEAERANRTKSVFLANMSHDMRTPLNGIMGMTELMQKKGLAHTQNRYAEMVRHAAWTLLEIITDITDFSRLESGRLELSEKVFDVRGMLEEALSVFRFESENKGVALSIEVSPDVPRVLKGDAFRLKQVVTNLVGNAIKFTQDGHVYVRMSLGEPPTGKAAAGLCNPVRVRVEVEDTGMGIPEEEQAEIFESFRQVDESYAKKHEGSGLGLAICKQLVAMMGGTISVDSVLGKGSIFAFDALLCTPGSGEAEEDVLETSAEAPDTPRRRILVAEDNPLNQTFARTILEEAGHEVTLAENGIEALRLLSESEYDMVFMDVQMPEMDGLEATRRVREGQAGTHSQTIPIVAATAFAVPGDRDKCMEAGMNGYVVKPLESRDLLQAVASFTGQAEDMETVDMAPAPQKNDIVIDVELALERLGGRRELFDKLVATFLDDSPRKLAALSEAVTSGNTEEVLRLSHGLKNSAGMVQAPEMAAVALELEMAVREERLTEIPELTDSLMAASDATMLALRKLVEA
- a CDS encoding multiheme c-type cytochrome; translation: MKKVFGTLAVAGFICCMTLMLAGPAQAAAELEGISLEKKQLVVHRGYTKEAKACIECHSQKTPGIVENWKNGKMGHATVSCYDCHVVEKDSPMASQCEGVRGTNIYTSPMVSSKTCSKCHPREVEQFLKSNHAMGASRPLLEVPKFQALMYTHEGGTHLGIEKGSGPNRAASASGCQMCHGTQVELGTDNKPIKETWPGGVGTRYPDGSVGTCTVCHTRHQFAVSEARKPEACASCHLGPDHPQIEIYEESKHGQIYNAHSEKWNFEAAPDTWEPGDYDAPTCAVCHMSGIGELTTTHNVADRLKWDLVHARSEIRSGTRGNGVEGDKKMRMVCKNCHSSTHTNAQRDLLDNTVALYNAYWDKAVEMKNTLKEKNLLGDNPWKDGYQELMYFLWHHAGRRARHGAAMNGPDYAHWHGFFQVFQVFYDMEALYDYRLKTGKIEELSHVMSTAPD
- a CDS encoding NapC/NirT family cytochrome c, with the protein product MANSEKRFSRKLLPGMLVGILLTVGLILASGYMLQVTNTDEFCVTCHVMKPFRVAWKKETHGGANPKGLEAQCVDCHLPHGGFVEFVTAKAYTGTRDIIMNMIIDPYTYDWAGRAKFRREFTYDNACRKCHVNLEPKGMRTSGILAHRQYLIGDLDKRCVDCHEHVGHKNMVTEINNYFKQSPQVAGKK